GTTCCAGAGGTAGGCGAAGTTTTCCTTGCGGCGGGCGATGAAGTGGGGGAGCTTGGCGATCTGGGAGACGCCGAGGGCGGCCTGCATGTCGGTCGCTTTGAGGTTGTAGCCGACGTGGGAGTAGGTGTACTTGTGGTCGTAGCCACAGGGGAGGGTGCCGAGCTGCCAGTCGAAGCGCTTGCCGCATGTGTTGTCGACGCCGGGCTCGCACCAGCAGTCGCGGCCCCAATCGCGGAAGCTGTCGATGAGGACCTGGAGGGCGGGCTTGTCGGTGAGGACGGCACCGCCTTCGCCCATGGTGATGTGGTGGGCGGGGTAGAAGCTGACGGTGGCGATGTCGCCGAAGGTGCCTACTTTTTGACCCTTGAAGGTGGACCCGAGGGCGTCGCAGCAGTCTTCGATGAGCCAGAGGTTGTGCTTTTTGCAGAAGTCGGAGACGGCGCCTACGTTGAAGACGTTGCCGAGGGTGTGCGCGATCATGACGGCGCGGGTCTTATCGCTGCGGGCCTCTTCGAGCTTGGTGATGTCGATTTCGAAAGTGGGGAGGGTGACGTCGACGAAGACGGGGATGAGGCGGTTCTGGATGATGGGGTTGACGGTGGTCGGGAAGCCGGCGGCTACGGTGATGACCTCGTGGCCGGGCTTGAGCTGGCGGTCACCCAGTTTTGGGGACGTTAGGGCGCTGAGGGCTACGAGATTGGCGGAGGAACCGGAGTTGACGAGGGAGGCGGAGCGGACGCCGAAGAAGCGGGCTAACTTGCGCTCGAAGTCCCTGGCGAAGCGGCCGGTGGTGAACCATGCGTCGAGGGCCGAATCGACGACGGAGCAGATATCGTCGGGGCCGATGACTTTGCCGGAGACCTGGACCCCGGACTGGCCGGGAAGGAAGTCGCGCGCCGGGAATGCCTCCGCGTGATACTGGGCCGTGAGCTCGAGGATTTGCTTGCGGAGGGCTTCAGCTTTTTCCGTCATATCTGCCCCCAAGGATACACAATCGACGGGTCGCGCCCGGCAATGGAATACTGTTGCCTGCGACGCGCGAAGATGCGCCTGCAATGAGGCTTAGCGAATGAAAGCTGTGATTCTGGCCGGGGGTCTCGGCACACGTATCAGCGAAGAGACTACCCTGCGCCCCAAGCCGATGGTCGAGATCGGCGGCCGTCCGATCCTCTGGCACATTCTGAAGATTTATTCGCAGCATGGCATCAACGACTTCATTATCTGCTGCGGATACAAGGGCTATGTGATCAAGGAGTACTTCGCGAACTACTTCCTGCATACCTCCGACGTGACCTTCAATATGAGGGAGAACAAGATGGAGGTGCATAACTCAGTGGCCGAGCCCTGGCGCGTGACGCTGGTGGATACGGGCGACGCGAGTGGAACGGGCGGGCGGCTTCGCCGGGTGGCGCAGTATCTCGATCCAGGCGAGTCGTTCTGCATGACGTATGGCGACGGCGTGGCCGATGTCGACATTACGGCCTCTCTGGCGTTCCACAAAGCGCATGGCAAGGCGGTCACGCTGACGAGCGTGCAGCCGGTGGCGCGGTTTGGCGCGCTTGGGTTGAAGGACACGCAGATCTACTCGTTCCAGGAGAAGCC
This genomic window from Granulicella sibirica contains:
- the rfbF gene encoding glucose-1-phosphate cytidylyltransferase — translated: MKAVILAGGLGTRISEETTLRPKPMVEIGGRPILWHILKIYSQHGINDFIICCGYKGYVIKEYFANYFLHTSDVTFNMRENKMEVHNSVAEPWRVTLVDTGDASGTGGRLRRVAQYLDPGESFCMTYGDGVADVDITASLAFHKAHGKAVTLTSVQPVARFGALGLKDTQIYSFQEKPTDEGGWINGGFFVLEPRAIEAVTDDLQMFEREPIEKLVAKGEVHAFFHHGFWQAMDTLREKQQLEDLWSKGKAPWKTW
- the rfbH gene encoding lipopolysaccharide biosynthesis protein RfbH, with the translated sequence MTEKAEALRKQILELTAQYHAEAFPARDFLPGQSGVQVSGKVIGPDDICSVVDSALDAWFTTGRFARDFERKLARFFGVRSASLVNSGSSANLVALSALTSPKLGDRQLKPGHEVITVAAGFPTTVNPIIQNRLIPVFVDVTLPTFEIDITKLEEARSDKTRAVMIAHTLGNVFNVGAVSDFCKKHNLWLIEDCCDALGSTFKGQKVGTFGDIATVSFYPAHHITMGEGGAVLTDKPALQVLIDSFRDWGRDCWCEPGVDNTCGKRFDWQLGTLPCGYDHKYTYSHVGYNLKATDMQAALGVSQIAKLPHFIARRKENFAYLWNALSHLQDVLVLPVAGEHADPSWFGFPIAVKEDAPFTRDQMTRAFDAAKVATRLMFAGNLLRQPAYEGWEYRVVGELKNTDYVMNQVFWLGVFPGLTSEMLDYIAKVATDFVATANSGLKVVQTTA